The Montipora capricornis isolate CH-2021 chromosome 1, ASM3666992v2, whole genome shotgun sequence genome contains a region encoding:
- the LOC138038865 gene encoding major facilitator superfamily domain-containing protein 6-A-like translates to MSDQDEGSPLHRPLNKNEGSPERSRAKSLGDWIREELRVDKTLLLYKGFYFLFFAGFGASFPYMALYFKQIGLNASSVGMLAGIRPIIQFISGPFWAVLADKYRARKAVLLFSILSWLVMTVALLLPKPQKTYCRNLMASNNQSDIPLFTRRHLIQSNIHLQGDNKPLKSAITIDHEHKSTVRNGKATVSFIGNSPLRTKILQNYRPATAFEVSNSQKYQLVYDKEEILHVYIYLMILVVAGEFLEAPTFIMADTGLLQKLGEKGRHYGKTRLFGSLGFAFASFVVGGLLDTTEYRFCGRVMNNYNVLFYTFAIIMAIAFIFAAWMFEFTYDEDSHGQNNGSTKEILTLLVKFQIPGGLYRWNS, encoded by the exons ATGTCGGATCAGGATGAGGGAAGTCCACTTCACAgaccgttgaataaaaatgaGGGATCACCAGAAAGGAGTCGAGCAAAATCACTTGGAGATTGGATACGCGAAGAACTGCGAGTGGACAAAACACTCTTACTCTATAAGGGATTTTATTTCTTGTTCTTCGCCGGTTTTGGAGCTTCCTTTCCTTACATGGCATTGTATTTCAAGCAGATAGGTCTTAATGCAAGTTCCGTAGGAATGCTGGCGGGAATACGGCCAATTATCCAGTTTATAAGTGGGCCCTTTTGGGCAGTCTTAGCTGACAAGTATCGAGCTAGAAAGGCAGTTTtactgttttcaattttatcatGGCTCGTAATGACTGTGGCTTTGTTATTGCCCAAACCACAAAAGACATACTGTAGAAATTTAATGGCATCAAATAACCAGTCCGACATACCGTTATTCACTCGTCGGCACTTGATACAAAGCAATATCCACCTGCAAGGAGACAACAAACCACTGAAATCTGCGATAACAATTGACCATGAACACAAAAGTACAGTTAGGAATGGCAAAGCGACTGTCTCGTTCATTGGAAATTCACCTTTGCGGACAAAAATCTTACAAAACTATCGACCAGCAACTGCATTTGAAGTTTCCAATTCTCAAAAGTACCAGTTGGTTTACGACAAGGAAGAAATTCTTCATGTTTATATTTACCTAATGATTTTGGTCGTCGCCGGAGAGTTTCTAGAGGCGCCGACTTTTATAATGGCCGATACAGGTTTACTGCAAAAATTGGGGGAGAAAGGAAGACATTACGGGAAAACCCGACTATTCGGGTCGTTAGGATTCGCCTTTGCTTCGTTTGTAGTCGGTGGGCTACTTGATACGACAGAGTATCGATTCTGTGGTCGAGTCATGAACAATTACAACGTCTTGTTTTACACGTTTGCTATTATTATGGCCATTGCCTTTATTTTCGCTGCTTGGATGTTCGAGTTCACTTACGATGAGGATAGCCACGgccaaaataacggctcaacgAAGGAGATATTAACCCTGCTTGTAAAATTCCA AATCCCTGGTGGGCTTTACCGCTGGAATTCTTAG
- the LOC138038873 gene encoding large ribosomal subunit protein uL2-like has protein sequence MLNCLAISLRKSVLARAAPHAKFSFRPYTSMFVRSFSTSPVSEGRTHYSFVRVPRSIGNIPIPSSLKDGTVRRHRGRSGRNDSGKVVIRHRGGGHSQTYRIVDFVRAPDLKQNEEARTIRDKVLHIGYDPCRSGRIALVAGDGANKMKIIIAPHELKIGDVVTASRGKPQSIARLKPGDAYPLEHLPIGTLVHNVELRPGHGAQLVRAAGTCAQLVLKTDKIARLRLPSKEEKDVPLRCLASLGRVSNIDHKNRVIGKAGRNRWLNVRPKGQTGLNRTHWKKKRV, from the coding sequence ATGCTAAATTGTCTTGCCATAAGCCTCAGAAAAAGTGTTCTTGCACGTGCTGCACCTCATGCAAAGTTCAGTTTTAGGCCTTACACATCCATGTTTGTACGCTCTTTTTCAACCAGCCCGGTATCAGAGGGTAGAACACATTATTCATTTGTCAGAGTACCTCGAAGCATTGGCAATATTCCCATCCCAAGTTCACTCAAAGATGGCACAGTAAGGAGACACAGGGGGCGATCAGGAAGAAATGACAGTGGAAAAGTTGTCATTCGACATCGGGGTGGGGGCCACTCCCAAACATACCGAATTGTTGATTTTGTGCGGGCTCCtgatttaaaacaaaatgaagAAGCAAGAACGATAAGGGACAAGGTGCTACACATTGGTTACGATCCGTGTCGTTCGGGAAGAATTGCTCTCGTTGCTGGAGATGGAGCCAACAAAATGAAGATCATCATAGCTCCACATGAGTTGAAGATTGGAGATGTTGTGACTGCATCGAGAGGAAAGCCACAGTCGATTGCCAGGTTGAAGCCTGGAGATGCTTATCCATTGGAGCATTTACCCATCGGTACATTAGTACATAATGTGGAATTGCGGCCAGGGCATGGTGCACAGCTTGTGCGTGCTGCAGGTACATGTGCACAGTTGGTACTCAAGACTGACAAAATTGCACGATTGCGACTCCCatcaaaggaagaaaaagatgtGCCCTTGCGTTGTCTTGCATCTTTAGGGAGAGTGTCTAACATAGATCATAAGAATCGAGTCATTGGCAAGGCAGGGAGAAATCGCTGGCTTAATGTACGCCCTAAAGgccaaactggtttgaatcGTACTCACTGGAAGAAAAAGAGGGTGTaa
- the LOC138038856 gene encoding major facilitator superfamily domain-containing protein 6-like has translation MKRFIAQTEVHLARIDKPLLVFKLFYFFFFGSLATTFPFLPSYFTQIGFSPYQVGVLSSVRPLVQLFAAPLWGFSSDRCFPKKRMIQFCSFVWLIGTISLAFVEPTGQMCQLVSLNDTDSKVVNSTEMQTGFFRRRRTTDFLLMQSKRIPRNEEMNDVESTEVTIGSGSGNSQPGDSDMTSGSGITTDSLYLGKLKITKQNKTKDAIPFPSPSNLKSSFKSSTPDLIELNFTTRNELRENISRLYNIFLGALALVIFEEIFLCPVLFVIDAVLLAKQAEDNSVVYGRQRCFGSIGFLLFFLITGTLVNNSQRPVCGHIYADYIINFCFFCVMTIVTLLVLVRFELPCRVPVESPYERLKANYYNKHYGSFLAAVAFMGFSHTVIPQFHASLLTQANVEYSTFAVINTFLLLGKPLGFFIGHKLIYYLGSINLLFASLVLYMLNHFACSFVSSPWHVIPLGFIEGFTFSSSFVVCVTYLASSSPLDYITTIQGIFHSIYWGLGGFIGIVIGGGLIRVAGPTTAFRLFTMLAVVFIALFTMGLRYVNLRDRNYYSVLLSTFNNCVDSTNTEQKCDNSTNNTSQENDAKVQSPSSASFSLEFLGNS, from the exons ATGAAGAGATTTATTGCGCAAACGGAAGTTCATCTTGCTCGCATCGACAAACCACTCTTAGTATTTAAGCTgttttatttcttcttctttggtTCCTTGGCGACTACATTTCCATTCCTGCCTTCGTATTTTACTCAGATTGGTTTCTCGCCATATCAAGTCGGAGTTCTTTCTTCCGTCCGTCCCCTTGTGCAGCTATTTGCTGCTCCATTATGGGGGTTTTCCTCAGATCGTTGCTTTCCAAAGAAACGCATGATTCAATTTTGCAGTTTTGTGTGGCTGATTGGGACTATTTCACTGGCGTTCGTTGAGCCGACGGGCCAAATGTGTCAGCTTGTGTCTCTTAACGACACAGACTCCAAAGTAGTTAACTCAACGGAGATGCAAACGGGTTTCTTTAGACGAAGGAGAACGACTGACTTCTTATTGATGCAATCAAAGCGGATTCCGAGGAATGAAGAAATGAACGATGTCGAAAGCACAGAAGTTACCATCGGATCTGGCTCGGGAAACTCGCAACCAGGGGATAGCGACATGACGTCTGGCAGTGGGATAACGACAGATTCACTATACCttggcaaattaaaaattacgaagcaaaacaaaactaaagaCGCTATCCCATTTCCTTCTCCGTCTAATCTTAAATCAAGTTTCAAGAGTTCCACACCAGACCTTATCGAGTTAAATTTCACAACTAGAAACGAGCTAAGGGAAAATATATCCCGTTTATATAACATATTTCTAGGTGCCCTAGCTCTTGTAATATTTGAGGAGATATTCCTATGTCCAGTTCTTTTTGTTATAGACGCCGTGTTACTCGCAAAACAAGCTGAGGACAATTCTGTCGTGTATGGACGCCAAAGATGTTTCGGCTCCATAGGatttttactatttttcttAATCACGGGAACTTTGGTAAACAATTCTCAGAGGCCAGTGTGCGGACACATCTATGCCGACTATATcatcaatttctgttttttctgTGTAATGACCATAGTCACGCTGCTGGTTTTGGTTAGATTTGAGCTTCCCTGTAGAGTTCCTGTTGAGTCACCCTACGAAAGGCTTAAAGCGAATTATTACAACAAACACTACGGATCTTTCTTAGCTGCGGTCGCATTCATGGGGTTTTCGCATACAGTGATCCCACAATTCCACGCGTCACTACTAACACAGGCTAACGTGGAATATTCCACGTTCGCTGTTATAAACACCTTTCTACTTTTAGGTAAACCGCTTGGTTTCTTTATCGGCCACAAACTAATCTACTACCTGGGAAGTATTAACTTGTTGTTTGCATCACTCGTGCTGTACATGTTAAATCACTTCGCTTGCTCGTTCGTTTCCAGTCCCTGGCATGTCATTCCACTAGGTTTTATTGAGGGGTTCacgttttcaagttcctttgttGTATGCGTGACATATTTGGCCAGTTCTTCACCCCTTGACTATATCACAACCATTCAAG GCATTTTTCACAGCATCTACTGGGGCCTTGGAGGATTTATTGGCATCGTCATCGGGGGTGGCCTCATCAGAGTTGCAGGGCCGACCACAGCTTTTCGTCTTTTCACAATGTTAGCCGTCGTATTTATAGCTTTGTTTACTATGGGCTTAAGATACGTCAATCTTCGAGATCGTAATTATTACTCTGTACTGCTTAGTACTTTTAATAACTGCGTTGATTCCACGAATACTGAGCAAAAGTGTGACAATAGCACAAACAATACTTCTCAAGAAAACGATGCTAAAGTACAGAGCCCATCATCAGCCTCTTTCTCCTTGGAGTTCTTAGGAAATTCTTGA